A window of Chitinophagales bacterium contains these coding sequences:
- the lptC gene encoding LPS export ABC transporter periplasmic protein LptC: MTRVSHRIWALGLAVFFLVSCENDEKQVADLTGRVVMVEEGKDITSYLSQKGVMKAKLVAPLLYRYQADTIYSEFPDSLHVDFYDDSTRIETQLNALYGKYIETYNRIYLRDSVVVFNVEGDTLRCPEMWWDQSKALFYNDTTWRLDSRNGTHLKGTGGFEASQDLKRITFKNPRGVFPGQ, encoded by the coding sequence ATGACCCGGGTCAGCCATCGAATTTGGGCCCTGGGGTTGGCTGTTTTTTTCCTTGTCTCCTGCGAAAATGATGAAAAACAGGTAGCCGATCTCACCGGTCGGGTGGTGATGGTGGAAGAAGGAAAAGACATTACCAGTTACCTCAGCCAGAAAGGCGTGATGAAAGCCAAACTGGTTGCTCCCCTGCTGTATCGCTACCAGGCCGATACCATTTACTCCGAGTTCCCCGACTCCCTGCACGTTGATTTTTACGATGACAGTACACGGATTGAAACCCAGCTAAATGCTCTTTACGGGAAGTATATAGAAACATACAACCGCATTTACCTGCGCGATAGCGTAGTCGTCTTTAATGTGGAAGGTGATACCTTAAGATGCCCCGAAATGTGGTGGGATCAATCCAAAGCGCTGTTTTATAATGATACCACCTGGCGGCTCGACTCCAGAAATGGTACACACCTGAAGGGGACAGGAGGTTTTGAAGCTTCTCAAGACCTGAAACGAATCACATTCAAAAACCCGAGAGGGGTATTTCCGGGGCAATAG